From the Streptomyces sp. NBC_00390 genome, the window GCGGGCGACTGGTGTTCCACGTCTTCGCCGCCCCGGCGGAGTTCATCCGCGTGCTCATCGTCCAGGGCACCAACGAGGGCCTGGAAGTCGCCCGGGTCCGCCGCGCCCGCCCGCCGGCCATGACCGAGGAACAGATCCGTCACGCCCGGGATCTGCTGACCCGCCCGGGGAATACCGTCACCT encodes:
- a CDS encoding helix-turn-helix domain-containing protein, with product MLDTTTPGGRLVFHVFAAPAEFIRVLIVQGTNEGLEVARVRRARPPAMTEEQIRHARDLLTRPGNTVTSIAKLLGVSRHTFYKYVSELQGGRAALIETAGVPALPRPAQSAE